Proteins from a single region of Primulina tabacum isolate GXHZ01 chromosome 5, ASM2559414v2, whole genome shotgun sequence:
- the LOC142546648 gene encoding casein kinase II subunit alpha-2, whose translation MSKAKVYADVNVIRPREYWDYENLTVQWSDQDDYEVVRKVGRGKYSEVFEGINVNSNERCIIKILKPVKKKKIKREIKILQNVCGGPNIVKLLDIVRDHHSKTPSLIFEYVNSTDFKVLYPTLTDYDIRYYIYELLKALDYCHSQGIMHRDVKPHNVMIDHELRKLRLIDWGLAEFYHPGKEYNVRVASRYFKGPELLVDLQDYDYSLDMWSLGCMFAGMIFRKEPFFYGHDNQDQLVKIAKVLGTDELNAYLHKYRLELDPQLEALVGRHSRKPWSKFINADNQHLVSPEAIDFLDKLLRYDHQDRLTAREAMAHPYFLQVRAAENSRIRTQ comes from the exons ATGTCGAAAGCGAAGGTCTACGCGGATGTCAACGTTATTCGCCCTAGGGAATACTGGGATTACGAAAATCTCACCGTTCAATGGAG TGACCAGGACGACTATGAAGTTGTTCGCAAAGTTGGCAGGGGAAAATATAGTGAAGTTTTTGAAGGAATAAATGTCAACAGCAATGAGCGCTGCATAATCAAGATTCTGAAACCTGTtaagaagaaaaag ATAAAAAGAGAAATCAAGATTCTGCAGAATGTGTGTGGGGGACCCAATATTGTCAAACTTCTCGACATTGTCAGAGATCACCACTCAAAAACTCCTAGCTTGATATTTGAATATGTGAACAGTACAGATTTCAAAGTTTTGTACCCTACATTGACAGATTATGACATACGATACTATATTTATGAGCTTCTCAAG GCATTGGATTATTGTCATTCACAGGGAATAATGCACAGAGATGTTAAACCTCACAATGTAATGATAGACCATGAGTTGCGAAAGCTACGTTTGATAGATTGGGGCCTTGCAGAATTTTACCACCCTGGCAAGGAATATAATGTTCGTGTAGCTTCAAG ATACTTTAAGGGTCCGGAACTACTTGTTGATTTGCAAGACTATGACTATTCTTTAGATATGTGGAGCCTTGGTTGCATgtttgctggaatg ATTTTCCGCAAGGAACCTTTCTTTTATGGGCATGACAACCAGGATCAACTTGTTAAAATTGCTAAG GTGCTTGGGACTGATGAATTGAATGCTTATTTACACAAATATCGTTTGGAGCTTGATCCTCAACTCGAAGCTCTCGTTGGAAG ACATAGCAGGAAACCATGGTCGAAGTTTATAAATGCTGATAATCAGCATCTTGTTTCACCAGAG GCCATAGATTTTCTTGACAAACTCCTTCGTTATGATCATCAGGACAGGCTCACTGCAAGAGAAGCAATG GCGCACCCATATTTCTTGCAGGTCAGGGCTGCAGAAAATAGCAGGATAAGGACCCAATAA
- the LOC142546645 gene encoding LOW QUALITY PROTEIN: suppressor of RPS4-RLD 1 (The sequence of the model RefSeq protein was modified relative to this genomic sequence to represent the inferred CDS: deleted 1 base in 1 codon), whose amino-acid sequence MATAAAAERIELAKLCCSKDWSKAIRVLDSLLAHSCVIQDLCNRAFCYSQLELHKHAIKDCDKALKLDPTLIQAYILKGHAFSALGKKEEALSVWEQGYEYSASQSADLKQLLELEDLVRIAKQSSTSTFSNHEMELAGSSFPASESSISTESSKVSDSHVRSNGKLEPFSKSSDQWEVNDRVKNQSGLNVNGTKVLDSRSTKIQESQERKTNGVCDKTNGMSNKSNGIYDKFAGQSGLSDSAESCIDSSVLSNDSIDLSDICSSSINISDIHHELLDEDKRSKKFCVARISKNKSINVDFRLSRGIAQVNDGNYDHAISIFDKILQEDPDYPEALIGRGTAYAFQRELHTAIADFTKAIQSNSLAGEAWKRRGQARAALGESAEAIADLTKALEFEPNSVDILHERGIVNFKFKDYEAAVKDLTACVNVDSDNKSAYTYLGLSLSSLGEYKRAEEAHLKAIQIDQNFLEAWTHLTQFHQDMADSEKALQCLHDILQIDGRFAKAYHLRGLLLHGIGEHRNAIKELSAGLSIESSNIECLYLRASCYHAIGEFKEAVKDYDAALDIELDSMEKFVLQCLAFYQKEIALYTASKYNTEFSWFNLDGDIDPLFKEYWCKRLHPKNVCEKVYRQPPLRDSLRKGRLKRQEFALTKQKATLLQCADSIGKKIQYHCRGFLRNRRQYRMAGLATIEIAQKVSKVWRLLQNEWKQSNKGTLKQGKKVRRKEKPNTSQNRGGAGCSTSSFSETSVSYSTTDDRSFGHPSMSWHNVYSLAVKWRQISEPCDPVVWVNKLSEEFNSGFGSHTPLTIGQAKVVRYFPNFQRALNVAKEVINNNKHVRDKKDNMISLHEDEKLQEILKAESCSDLYRTVGGDFWLATCCKSTAVEGKDLEGTRITLVKSGDNGFDFAIKTPCTPARWDDFEVEMTSSWEALCDAYCGENFGSTDFDVLENVRVAILRMTYYWYNFMPLSRGSAVVGFVVLLGLFLAANMEFTGSIPAGVQVDWEAILESDPNNFVSSLKSWMYPCLKVNTSWKGYPDVTSTFETTGSVLAALSTYSD is encoded by the exons ATGGCGACGGCCGCGGCGGCGGAGCGGATTGAGCTTGCTAAGCTGTGCTGCTCGAAGGATTGGTCAAAGGCAATCCGCGTTCTCGATTCTCTCCTTGCTCACTCCTGCGTTATCCAGGACCTCTG CAATCGAGCATTTTGCTATAGCCAATTGGAGTTGCATAAGCATGCGATAAAGGATTGCGATAAGGCGTTAAAGCTTGATCCTACGCTTATCCAAGCCTATATACTAAAAG GTCACGCATTTTCTGCTCTGGGAAAGAAAGAGGAAGCTCTTTCAGTGTGGGAGCAAGGTTATGAGTATTCTGCTTCTCAGTCTGCAGATCTAAAACAACTTTTGGAGTTGGAAGATCTCGTGAGAATTGCAAAACAAAGTTCTACTTCTACCTTTTCAAACCATGAGATGGAGTTAGCTGGTTCGTCATTCCCGGCATCTGAATCTAGTATTTCAACGGAATCAAGCAAAGTATCCGACAGCCATGTCAGGTCAAATGGAAAACTTGAACCATTCAGCAAGTCAAGTGATCAATGGGAGGTCAATGACAGAGTGAAAAACCAGTCAGGTCTTAATGTCAATGGAACTAAAGTGCTTGACAGTCGATCAACCAAAATTCAAGAGAGTCAAGAAAGAAAAACTAATGGGGTGTGTGACAAGACTAATGGGATGTCTAACAAGAGTAATGGAATATACGACAAGTTTGCAGGACAGTCTGGGTTGAGTGATTCAGCCGAATCATGCATTGATTCTTCAGTGCTTTCTAATGATTCTATTGATTTGTCTGATATCTGCAGTTCATCGATTAATATATCCGACATACATCATGAATTGCTCGACGAGGACAAAAGGAGCAAAAAGTTCTGTGTTGCGCGTATATCAAAGAATAAGTCAATAAATGTAGATTTTAGATTATCAAGGGGCATTGCGCAG GTTAATGATGGAAACTATGATCATGCTATATCTATTTTCGACAAG ATACTACAGGAAGATCCTGATTACCCCGAGGCACTAATTGGAAGGGGAACAGCTTATGCTTTTCAACGAGAATTACATACTGCTATTgctgattttacaaag GCAATACAATCAAACTCGTTAGCTGGCGAGGCTTGGAAACGTAGAGGGCAAGCCCGAGCGGCCTTGGGAGAATCTGCTGAG GCAATTGCTGACTTGACAAAAGCGCTGGAATTTGAGCCAAACTCGGTGGACATATTGCATGAAAGGG GtattgtaaattttaaatttaaggaTTACGAAGCTGCTGTTAAAGACTTAACTGCATGTGTAAATGTTGACTCAGATAACAAATCTGCGTACACTTACTTG GGTTTGTCTCTATCCTCGCTTGGTGAATATAAAAGAGCTGAAGAGGCACACCTGAAAGCAATCCAAATCGATCAAAATTTTCTTGAGGCTTGGACTCATCTTACACAG TTTCATCAAGACATGGCAGATTCAGAAAAGGCTCTACAGTGCCTTCACGATATTCTTCAAATTGATGGCAG GTTTGCCAAAGCATATCATCTACGTGGGCTACTACTCCACGGGATAGGAGAGCACAG GAATGCAATTAAGGAATTATCGGCGGGGTTGAGCATTGAGAGCTCCAATATTGAATGCCTTTATTTAAGAGCGTCTTGTTATCATGCCATTGGGGAATTCAAAGAGGCG gtgaaggactatgatgcGGCTTTAGATATTGAATTAGATTCAATGGAAAAATTCGTGCTCCAGTGTTTAGCCTTCTACCAG AAAGAAATTGCTTTATACACGGCTTCAAAGTACAACACTGAATTTAGTTGGTTTAACCTTGATGGTGATATAGATCCCCTATTTAAG GAATATTGGTGCAAAAGGCTGCATCCGAAGAATGTGTGTGAAAAAGTGTACAGGCAACCTCCTTTGCGGGATTCTTTAAGAAAGGGAAGGCTGAAAAGGCAAGAATTTGCGCTCACAAAACAAAAGGCTACACTTCTACAATGTGCAGATTCTATTGGCAAGAAGATTCAGTATCATTGCCGAGGATTCCTACGCAATAGACGTCAG TACCGAATGGCAGGACTCGCTACTATCGAGATTGCACAGAAGGTTTCAAAAGTTTGGCGTTTGCTTCAAAATGAATGGAAGCAGTCAAATAAAGGCACTTTGAAGCAGGGGAAGAAAGTCAGGAGAAAAGAAAAACCCAATACTAGTCAGAACAGAGGGGGTGCTGGTTGTAGCACTAGCAGTTTTTCTGAAACATCAGTGTCCTATAGCACGACTGATGATAGATCATTTGGGCATCCTTCAATGTCATGGCACAATGTTTATTCTTTGGCCGTCAAATGGAGGCAGATATCTGAACCATGTGACCCAGTTGTATGGGTTAATAAGTTGAG TGAGGAGTTCAATTCTGGATTTGGTTCCCACACTCCACTAACTATCGGGCAAGCCAAAGTTGTGCGCTACTTTCCCAATTTTCAAAG AGCGTTGAATGTTGCTAAAGAAGTGATAAACAACAATAAGCATGTGCGAGACAAGAAGGACAACATGATAAGTCTTCACGAAGATGAGAAATTGCAAGAA ATACTGAAAGCAGAATCCTGCTCAGATCTTTATAGAACTGTGGGTGGGGACTTCTGGTTGGCTACTTGCTGTAAAAGTACAGCAGTGGAGGG GAAGGATCTTGAAGGTACGAGAATCACCCTAGTAAAATC GGGTGATAATGGTTTTGACTTTGCCATCAAAACGCCTTGCACACCTGCGAGATGGGATGATTTTGAGGTGGAAATGACTTCTTCGTGGGAG GCACTTTGTGATGCGTATTGTGGTGAAAATTTTGGGTCAACAGATTTTGATGTCCTTGAGAATGTAAGGGTA GCAATTCTAAGAATGACATATTATTG GTATAATTTCATGCCACTGTCTCGAGGATCTGCCGTTGTCGGATTCGTGGTGTTGCTTGGCTTGTTTCTTGCTGCTAATATGGAGTTCACAGGAAGTATTCCAGCTGGCGTCCAGGTGGATTGGGAAGCAATTCTGGAATCAGATCCTAACAACTTTGTATCTTCTCTAAAGAGTTGGATGTATCCTTGTCTCAAGGTCAACACATCATGGAAAGGCTACCCTGACGTGACATCAACTTTCGAAACAACAGGATCAGTACTGGCTGCACTGAGCACCTATTCTGATTGA
- the LOC142546649 gene encoding BTB/POZ domain-containing protein SR1IP1-like, protein MVDLEQEQNTSDMSAQKKELISTAMERTTEWIFSQEIPSDLTVNAGGTSFSLHKFPLVTKCGYMRQKLSESDDTDHSTVKISDIPGGGEAFELAAKFCYGINFEITTENIAMLRCAAEYLEMTEEHSVGNLISRTESYINQVALKSLSGAISILHSSENLLPIAEKVRLVSRSIDTISTVACKDSQFCAPIRSDSGLNDLIPSPGHSSKPVVDWWAEDLAVLRIDMFQRVLMAMMARGFKQYALAPILMIYAQKSLLGLEIFGKGRKKIQPKQEHEKRIVLETIVSLLPRGKNVMSVSFLSMLLRASICLETTVSCRLDLEKRMASQLGQAVLDDLLIPSHLFTGDTLLDVETVQRITTYFFEFEREVNKTGYNADEDNSPPSANDKERVTRLMEAYLSEVASDRNLSVLKFVSLAELIPERSRITDDSMYRAIDIFLKAHPGSSEMEKKKVCSIMDCQKLSREACAHAAQNDRLPVQTVVQVLYYEQQRLREATDGCQSTESPTLSATLNPSTIDIHPVGDQASSLRRENQDLKQELVKMKLRLDEMEKSSNSTTPAVVSPVVISRAASGEKKPSFVGSVSRKLGRFIRIDGIIPSWKGRNRPSKDRRHSIS, encoded by the exons ATGGTGGATCTTGAGCAGGAGCAGAATACATCGGACATGTCTGCTCAGAAAAAAGAGCTTATTTCCACTGCAATGGAGAGGACTACCGAATG GATCTTTTCTCAAGAAATTCCCAGCGATTTAACAGTTAATGCGGGAGGAACTTCCTTTTCTTTGCATAAG TTTCCTTTGGTCACAAAATGTGGATACATGAGGCAAAAACTCTCAGAATCCGACGATACTGATCATTCCACAGTCAAAATCTCCGATATTCCTGGTGGTGGAGAAGCATTTGAACTTGCAGCAAAGTTCTGCTACGGAATAAACTTTGAAATCACCACAGAGAACATCGCCATGCTTAGATGTGCAGCCGAGTATCTTGAAATGACAGAGGAACACTCGGTTGGAAATTTGATCAGCCGAACCGAATCCTACATAAATCAAGTGGCTTTAAAGAGCCTCTCAGGCGCAATATCCATTCTACATTCTTCTGAAAACCTTCTTCCCATAGCAGAAAAAGTACGCCTTGTGAGCAGAAGCATCGATACTATTTCAACAGTGGCATGTAAGGACAGCCAGTTCTGTGCTCCAATCAGGTCGGATAGTGGCCTAAATGACTTGATTCCCTCGCCTGGACATAGCTCAAAACCTGTCGTCGACTGGTGGGCAGAAGATTTGGCGGTGTTACGAATCGATATGTTCCAAAGGGTCCTCATGGCTATGATGGCAAGGGGATTCAAGCAATACGCCCTCGCCCCGATACTAATGATATATGCACAGAAATCTCTTCTAGGTTTG GAAATATTTGGGAAGGGTAGGAAGAAGATCCAACCAAAACAGGAACATGAGAAAAGGATAGTTTTAGAAACAATAGTTAGCCTTCTTCCTAGAGGAAAAAACGTGATGTCAGTTAGCTTCCTGTCGATGCTTCTTCGAGCTTCAATATGTTTGGAAACAACAGTTTCTTGCCGGCTTGATTTGGAGAAGAGAATGGCTTCTCAATTGGGACAGGCCGTGCTAGATGATCTGCTGATCCCATCTCATTTATTCACAGGTGATACATTACTCGATGTTGAGACCGTGCAACGGATCACAACATATTTTTTCGAGTTTGAAAGAGAGGTGAATAAAACGGGATACAATGCAGATGAAGATAATAGTCCCCCTTCTGCAAACGATAAGGAACGCGTAACACGATTGATGGAGGCCTACCTCTCTGAAGTCGCTTCTGATAGAAATTTATCAGTTTTGAAATTTGTTAGTCTTGCAGAACTTATCCCTGAACGGTCCAGGATAACAGATGATAGTATGTACCGGGCCATCGACATTTTCTTGAAG GCTCATCCTGGTTCAAGTGAAATGGAGAAAAAGAAAGTGTGCAGCATAATGGACTGCCAAAAACTTTCACGCGAGGCATGTGCTCACGCAGCACAAAATGACAGGCTCCCGGTTCAGACCGTCGTCCAAGTTCTTTATTACGAGCAACAGCGGTTAAGGGAAGCAACGGATGGTTGCCAAAGTACAGAATCCCCCACCCTTTCAGCAACTCTAAACCCCTCCACCATTGACATTCACCCTGTAGGAGACCAGGCCTCGTCTCTACGTAGGGAAAATCAGGACTTAAAACAGGAGCTGGTGAAAATGAAATTGAGATTAGATGAAATGGAAAAAAGTTCAAATAGTACTACGCCAGCAGTTGTCAGTCCCGTGGTGATCAGCCGAGCCGCATCCGGTGAGAAGAAACCATCGTTCGTGGGCTCGGTTTCCAGAAAACTTGGTAGGTTCATTCGTATCGATGGGATCATACCTAGTTGGAAAGGTAGAAATCGACCAAGTAAAGATAGGAGACACTCGATATCATGA
- the LOC142546646 gene encoding karrikin insensitive 2 receptor CA-like, which translates to MGIAEEVHNVRVLGSGELQTIVLGHGFGTDQSVWKHLLPHLVEDYRVVLYDNMGAGTTNPDYFDFERYSSLEGYARDLIAILEELQVQSSIFVGHSVSAMIGAIASITHPHLFSKIVAISASPRYLNDVDYYGGFEEDDLQQLFNAMRSNYNAWCAGFAPLAVGGDMEGVAVQEFSRTLFNMRPDIALSVAQAIFQSDMRPYLGHVIVPCHVIQSMNDLAVPVVVSEYLHQNLGGKSIVEVMSTDGHLPQLSSPDVVTPVLLRHIRYDIAA; encoded by the coding sequence ATGGGAATCGCCGAAGAAGTCCACAACGTGCGGGTACTAGGCTCCGGCGAGCTGCAGACTATAGTCCTTGGCCACGGATTCGGCACCGACCAATCTGTGTGGAAGCACCTCCTGCCGCACCTCGTCGAGGATTATCGCGTGGTGCTCTACGACAACATGGGAGCCGGGACGACGAATCCGGATTACTTTGATTTCGAGAGGTACTCGAGCCTGGAGGGGTACGCGCGCGATTTGATCGCGATACTGGAGGAGCTTCAGGTACAGTCGTCTATATTTGTTGGCCATTCTGTCTCGGCGATGATTGGGGCCATCGCGTCAATTACGCATCCTCATCTTTTCTCCAAGATTGTGGCCATTTCTGCCTCTCCCAGGTATCTGAACGACGTGGATTACTATGGAGGATTCGAAGAAGACGATCTCCAGCAACTATTCAATGCCATGAGATCAAACTACAACGCATGGTGTGCTGGATTCGCACCCTTAGCCGTCGGAGGAGACATGGAAGGTGTCGCTGTTCAAGAATTTAGTCGAACCTTGTTCAACATGAGACCCGACATAGCATTAAGCGTAGCACAGGCAATATTTCAAAGCGACATGAGACCGTATCTAGGCCATGTAATAGTCCCGTGTCACGTTATACAGAGCATGAATGACTTGGCTGTGCCAGTAGTGGTTTCCGAGTACCTCCACCAAAACCTTGGTGGTAAATCGATCGTCGAGGTTATGTCAACCGATGGTCATTTGCCGCAGTTGAGCTCGCCGGATGTCGTCACTCCGGTGCTCCTCAGGCATATTAGATATGACATTGCGGCTTGA
- the LOC142546647 gene encoding uncharacterized protein At2g23090 — translation MGGGNAQKSKMAREKNLEKLKAAGKGSQLDSNKKAMTIQCKVCMQTFMCTTSEVKCKEHAEAKHPKVDLHSCFPHLKQ, via the exons ATGGGCGGTGGGAACGCTCAAAAATCGAAGATGGCTCGCGAGAAGAACCTGGAGAAATTGAAAGCTGCTGGAAAAG GGAGCCAGCTAGATTCCAACAAGAAAGCCATGACAATCCAG TGCAAGGTGTGTATGCAGACATTCATGTGCACTACTTCGGAGGTGAAGTGCAAGGAACATGCAGAAGCAAAGCATCCCAAAGTTGATCTCCACTCGTGTTTCCCCCATCTGAAGCAATGA